The following is a genomic window from Solanum lycopersicum chromosome 6, SLM_r2.1.
GCCAAAGTCTAAGGCGTGACAACTGTAAATTTCCCAAATTCTCCTTCCCCTAAAATAAAAAGGCGCAAAAGTTAAAAGTGATCATCACCGCATATTTATCCTCACATGAGAACATAAATATCCAACGCTCCATATCATGCCAGGTCATCAATCCGCGCACCTCCCCTTTTAACCAATAAGATTTCACCTCTGCCCCTATATATACATTGCACAACATTACCCAAATTAAACCATCAATTTACTCTTGAACAGCCGCTTTTAGTTTCtccttttatattttctctttcaaTTCCAATGGCACCAAAGGCAGAGAAGAAGCCAGCTGAAAAGAAGCCGGCGGAGGAGAAGAAGTCCACCGTCGCCGAGAAGGCTCCGGCGGAGAAGAAGCCAAAGGCCGGGAAGAAGCTACCAAAGGATGCCGCTTCCAgcgagaagaagaagaagaaggccAAGAAGAGTGTTGAGACCTACAAGATCTACATCTTTAAGGTGCTAAAACAGGTGCATCCTGATATTGGGATTTCTAGCAAGGCTATGGGGATCATGAACAGCTTCATCAATGACATTTTTGAGAAGCTGGCTCAGGAATCTTCTAGATTGGCCCGTTACAACAAGAAGCCAACTATTACTTCTCGGGAGATCCAGACTGCTGTGAGACTTGTGCTTCCTGGTGAATTGGCTAAGCATGCTGTTTCTGAGGGCACCAAGGCTGTTACAAAGTTTACTAGCTCTTGAAGTTCTGATGAGTTAGAATAGTTTTATGGGTCAATCCTGTTATTTGAATTTCTATGGTTGTTTAGAATTAGGGTTTATTAGATAcaattttactattttctttCGTTTTGTTGTTGATCTTTTGGATCATCTCGATCCATTTTGTGTAGTTCAGATTTGAAATACAATCCTTTAATGATTCTGTCTCAATTTTCTGTATTGCTTATTTTTATGCTCTTATATCAAATCTTGTGCATTAATTCACCCAATAAATTCTGGAGTTGAATTGAACTGGCAGCTTTTATGTTCCAATGGCATTTGTCAAAGATTGATGCATATAGTCAAAGTCGAAAAACTCTTAAATCTCGTCTAATTTCTAATAATAGAAATTTCCCCTTTTTTCTCCAAGAAGATGATATAGTccttttcattaatattttatttacccTTTTTTATTCCTCTTCCATTTTCAACAAGAATCAGTTGATAGTAACTCCTCTTTTTCGTTCATATTCATTTTCAACAGAGTAACTCCTTTTTCCACGTTTTATTAAACCTCTTCATAACTCACAACTTG
Proteins encoded in this region:
- the LOC101253792 gene encoding probable histone H2B.1; the encoded protein is MAPKAEKKPAEKKPAEEKKSTVAEKAPAEKKPKAGKKLPKDAASSEKKKKKAKKSVETYKIYIFKVLKQVHPDIGISSKAMGIMNSFINDIFEKLAQESSRLARYNKKPTITSREIQTAVRLVLPGELAKHAVSEGTKAVTKFTSS